The proteins below come from a single Chryseobacterium sp. MA9 genomic window:
- a CDS encoding DUF2723 domain-containing protein, giving the protein MKNWTFRQWNTVLGWVIFVIAFFTYLSTIEPNFSFWDCGEYISSAVKLEVTHAPGAALFQIVGAVAAIFALGKGENYSIVINAMSALFSALTILFLFWTITHFVRRLLNKDFEEITKHQEISILFAGAVGALCFTFSDTFWFSAVEGEVYSMASMFIALLVWLITKWENEYKAGDSERWIILIFFVLGLSVGVHMMGMLAIPAVCLVYYARNYKFTWKNFIWANLITLGILIIVFKIIFPLIMTMFGRLEIFFVNGLGLPFHSGTIAAFVLMVAICYFLIKYAKKAKKNIYQTAALSVVFMMIGFSCWMVIPIRANANPPMNLNDPDTAIGMLDYYNREQYGDWPTIYGQNYTAFLDANGIEKNEDGSFKTQKTGEIYEKDEKTGTYRKTGDRFNYVFNKSQVSLMPRMFNEDKDVMANYISMYGAPDFTFNYANEDVADNPQAKQIFDELRAKYEDKSITAADYLKVKPYNLINVQKPSFLQNMEYFISFQNGYYFVRYLMWNYVGRQNDLEGNMESTKGNWISGIPFIDNVTVGNQDKMPAKFKNESTVKFFFLPLILGLIGFFFQLNRDFGRFYALLSLFILTSVGIVFYTGVKPFEPRERDYAMVGSFYAFAIWIGMGAGAILWFLQSKIKSNGANIALGVVLLGVPFMMGFQNYNVHDRSNRYTAYDYAYSVLKSLPKNDILFVYGDNDTYPVWAIQETERFRDDVKVVNFTLASTPWNLDQIKRRTYNAMGIPSQLTHEDYRDGVNDQIYMMKKEDWEGVFSMLKEQGAPETEFQSFRKYLTQDSLTLKEAINFIKFKSPEKDELLKMYFGEEKFEKYNILPVNKFILPVNKENALKAGIINKEDLPYVANQIMITYKGNTLYKNNLILMDLLANFDWKRPINFSSGGIYDSENIFYLNDYLQFDGFSYRLIPIQTPPTADGDMGRVDANSLYNVVKSFRWGNFKNLNAHFDETATSNIISYRMSASRAAAALALNGQKAKALEILDLAAKEIPAEKYNDPRSLSSIVSGYIIAGQEHKGLQIAEVLKKGIFEEYDYYLSLSKADQNYLRRQMRTKPMEYSLVVAAVTDAYTKIGQKEKAYAYLVKSIEPIDKKFNVFVKDLQEMGKEKAMKESENVQQITPFYQYLFDVMEPYDSTYSKEKENQITTAIIKATK; this is encoded by the coding sequence ATGAAAAATTGGACTTTTAGGCAATGGAACACCGTTTTAGGATGGGTGATTTTCGTCATTGCGTTTTTCACGTACTTGTCCACCATAGAACCCAATTTCAGTTTTTGGGATTGTGGCGAGTACATTTCTTCTGCAGTAAAACTTGAAGTAACGCACGCTCCTGGAGCTGCTTTATTCCAGATAGTGGGTGCCGTGGCAGCCATTTTTGCATTAGGGAAAGGCGAAAATTATTCTATCGTGATCAACGCGATGTCTGCATTGTTCAGTGCGCTGACTATTTTATTTTTGTTCTGGACGATCACACACTTTGTGAGAAGACTTTTAAACAAAGATTTTGAAGAAATTACAAAACATCAGGAAATCTCTATTTTATTTGCCGGAGCTGTGGGAGCACTTTGCTTTACCTTTTCAGATACATTCTGGTTCTCGGCAGTAGAGGGAGAGGTTTACTCTATGGCTTCTATGTTTATCGCGCTTTTGGTCTGGTTAATCACCAAATGGGAAAATGAGTACAAAGCGGGAGACAGTGAAAGATGGATTATTCTTATTTTCTTCGTTTTAGGACTTTCGGTAGGAGTGCATATGATGGGTATGCTGGCAATTCCTGCAGTATGTCTGGTATATTATGCAAGAAACTATAAGTTTACCTGGAAAAACTTTATCTGGGCAAACCTTATTACATTGGGGATTTTGATTATTGTTTTCAAAATTATCTTCCCTTTGATTATGACTATGTTCGGAAGACTTGAGATTTTCTTCGTGAATGGTCTTGGACTTCCTTTCCATTCAGGAACAATTGCCGCTTTTGTTTTAATGGTAGCGATCTGCTATTTCTTAATCAAATATGCAAAGAAAGCAAAGAAAAATATCTACCAGACTGCAGCATTATCTGTGGTTTTTATGATGATCGGATTCTCTTGCTGGATGGTTATTCCTATCAGAGCCAATGCTAATCCGCCGATGAACCTTAATGATCCGGATACTGCAATTGGTATGTTGGATTATTATAACAGAGAGCAGTATGGTGACTGGCCTACAATCTACGGACAAAACTATACAGCATTCCTTGATGCTAACGGAATTGAGAAGAACGAAGACGGAAGCTTTAAGACTCAAAAAACAGGAGAAATTTACGAAAAAGACGAAAAAACCGGAACTTACAGAAAGACCGGAGATCGTTTCAACTATGTCTTCAACAAATCTCAGGTAAGCTTAATGCCGAGAATGTTTAATGAGGACAAGGATGTAATGGCTAACTATATTTCAATGTATGGTGCTCCTGATTTTACATTCAATTATGCTAATGAAGATGTGGCAGATAATCCACAGGCTAAGCAGATCTTTGACGAGCTGAGAGCAAAATATGAAGACAAGTCAATCACTGCAGCAGATTATCTGAAAGTAAAACCTTATAACCTTATCAATGTTCAGAAGCCATCATTCCTTCAGAATATGGAGTATTTCATTTCTTTCCAGAACGGGTATTACTTTGTAAGATACCTGATGTGGAATTATGTAGGAAGACAGAATGACCTTGAAGGAAACATGGAAAGCACAAAAGGAAACTGGATTTCCGGAATTCCTTTTATAGATAATGTAACGGTAGGAAACCAGGATAAAATGCCTGCTAAATTCAAAAATGAAAGTACGGTAAAATTCTTCTTCCTTCCGTTAATTTTAGGTCTGATTGGATTCTTTTTCCAACTAAATAGAGACTTCGGAAGATTCTATGCACTGTTATCTTTATTTATTTTAACAAGTGTAGGTATTGTTTTCTATACAGGAGTAAAACCTTTTGAACCGAGAGAAAGAGATTATGCAATGGTAGGTTCTTTCTACGCATTTGCGATATGGATTGGTATGGGAGCAGGAGCAATTCTATGGTTCTTACAGTCTAAAATAAAATCAAACGGAGCAAACATTGCTTTGGGAGTGGTTTTATTAGGTGTACCTTTCATGATGGGCTTCCAGAACTACAATGTTCATGACAGAAGCAACAGATATACAGCTTACGATTACGCTTATTCAGTTTTAAAATCATTACCGAAAAACGACATCCTTTTCGTTTACGGAGATAATGATACTTACCCGGTTTGGGCAATCCAGGAAACAGAAAGATTCAGAGATGATGTGAAGGTAGTGAACTTTACCCTTGCTTCAACTCCATGGAATCTTGACCAGATAAAAAGGAGAACTTATAACGCTATGGGAATCCCTAGCCAGCTGACACACGAAGATTACAGAGATGGTGTAAATGACCAGATCTACATGATGAAGAAAGAAGATTGGGAAGGTGTTTTCTCTATGTTGAAAGAGCAGGGAGCTCCGGAAACAGAATTCCAGTCTTTCAGAAAGTATCTTACTCAGGATTCTTTAACATTGAAAGAAGCGATTAATTTCATTAAGTTCAAATCTCCTGAAAAAGACGAATTGTTGAAAATGTATTTTGGGGAAGAGAAATTTGAAAAATATAACATTCTTCCGGTCAACAAATTCATTCTTCCTGTAAATAAAGAAAATGCTTTAAAAGCAGGAATCATCAACAAAGAAGATCTTCCATATGTTGCTAATCAGATCATGATTACCTACAAAGGAAATACATTGTATAAAAATAATCTTATTTTGATGGATCTTTTAGCGAACTTCGACTGGAAGCGTCCAATCAACTTCTCATCAGGAGGTATTTATGACAGTGAAAACATTTTCTATCTTAACGATTACCTTCAGTTTGATGGATTCAGCTACAGATTAATCCCTATCCAAACACCTCCAACGGCTGATGGAGATATGGGAAGAGTAGATGCTAATTCTCTTTATAATGTAGTGAAAAGCTTCAGATGGGGGAACTTCAAAAACTTAAATGCTCACTTTGATGAAACGGCTACGTCTAATATTATCAGCTACAGAATGTCAGCGAGCAGAGCTGCAGCAGCACTTGCATTAAACGGACAGAAAGCTAAAGCATTAGAAATTCTGGATCTTGCAGCAAAAGAAATTCCTGCTGAGAAATATAACGACCCTCGTTCATTAAGCTCAATTGTATCAGGATACATTATTGCAGGCCAGGAGCACAAAGGTCTTCAGATTGCTGAGGTTCTTAAAAAAGGAATCTTTGAAGAATACGATTATTATTTAAGCCTTTCCAAAGCAGATCAAAACTATTTGAGAAGACAAATGAGAACAAAACCTATGGAATATTCTCTTGTAGTAGCTGCTGTAACGGATGCTTACACAAAGATCGGACAGAAAGAAAAAGCATATGCTTATCTGGTAAAATCTATAGAGCCTATTGATAAGAAGTTCAATGTATTTGTCAAAGATCTTCAGGAAATGGGCAAAGAGAAGGCAATGAAAGAGTCTGAAAATGTACAGCAGATCACGCCATTCTACCAGTATTTATTTGATGTAATGGAGCCTTATGATTCTACTTATTCTAAGGAAAAAGAAAATCAGATAACGACAGCAATTATCAAAGCAACAAAATAA
- a CDS encoding DUF3347 domain-containing protein, whose protein sequence is MKKYIITAALSLFSIVSLSAQSKKDAQVSKLYQNYISIKTALASDDADKTSKAATEFIKTASAIDYKVVSEGNLNVLRKDASVISEARTVAAQRETFFNLSDNMIALTKQFKLSEKPVYVQYCPMADGSWLSDEKQIANPYYGKSMLSCGSVKSEIK, encoded by the coding sequence ATGAAAAAATATATCATCACAGCAGCCTTATCTTTATTTTCAATCGTTTCATTATCAGCACAATCTAAAAAGGACGCTCAGGTTTCTAAGCTGTATCAGAACTATATTTCCATTAAAACAGCTTTAGCTTCAGATGATGCTGATAAAACTTCAAAAGCAGCAACAGAATTCATTAAAACAGCTTCAGCTATTGACTATAAAGTTGTTTCTGAAGGAAATCTTAATGTTCTCAGAAAAGATGCTTCCGTCATCTCTGAAGCGAGAACCGTTGCAGCACAAAGAGAAACTTTTTTCAATCTTTCGGACAATATGATTGCTTTGACCAAGCAGTTCAAACTTTCTGAAAAACCAGTTTATGTACAATATTGCCCAATGGCAGATGGAAGCTGGTTGAGCGATGAAAAACAGATCGCCAACCCATACTATGGGAAATCTATGCTTTCTTGTGGAAGTGTAAAGTCAGAAATTAAATAA
- a CDS encoding multicopper oxidase domain-containing protein: MKKLIMFLMLLFSVFTFAQTTKTYYTCPMHPEVVSSKPGDCPKCGMTLVKKTVVIKPKVVTKPEVKPISKTETKTKSAETKINKIKAEKKTEVKKVNNVKKADKVKLIKPYAKPEMKTVSPAKAQVLNQSQVHTTYTCPMHPEIVSDKPGKCPKCGMELVEKEHSHAEAEHPKEEGSALKRNSENGRITFGGKTVRYDLYVKDTIVNFTGKNRRAIAINGKLQAPTLYFTEGDTAEIYLHNMLKENTGLHWHGVILPNEHDGVPYLTTKPVTPGETHLYKFRVSQNGTYWYHSHEALQEQIGMNGILVFKKREGEPKTEYNAEIPVLLGDWSDDDPMQIARRLHMANTDWYAVKKNAVQSYWEAIKSGNFGTKALNEWKRMEAMDVSDVYYDKFLINGTPSSDYSNLKAGDKVRLRVANGGSSTYFWLNYGGGKIKVVGNDGNDVVPVEVDRLIVGVSETYDIEVTIPENKSFEFRATSEDRIGHASLWLGTGEKIEAPNLPRLMLFEGMKMMNGMMEMSGNMKPMNMTMGNQMMDMNEVMYPELSENQRKTTAKHINEMMGIKTKEDKKQDHSQHSGMDMKEEKTIKRLSYNILKSPEKTILPTDSIREMKFTLEGNMNHYLWTLDNKTVTETDKILIKKGEVLRIKMYNNSMMRHPMHLHGHDFRLINSKGEYSPLKNVVDIMPMETVTIEFAANQDGDWFFHCHILYHMMAGMGRIFSYENSKPNPQLPNRKLAWKNFIQDNKMTSSMAMLDVASNKIHAETMTMFGPRWANLNEFHSNWNFDHFEGSAKVGRFLGKFQWALPYTGVRVQKNHEIMERQMAEDMGMDFHGKKTWFGQQKASKNRFAFIVGMQYVLPMLITADASVDQNGKVLLELSREDIPLSRRLRGNFSVNSDGEFSTGMRYILQKWLSVSGNYDNEMGWGAGVTLTY, encoded by the coding sequence ATGAAAAAACTGATAATGTTTCTGATGCTTTTGTTCTCTGTTTTTACTTTCGCACAAACTACAAAAACGTATTATACCTGCCCGATGCATCCAGAAGTGGTGTCATCAAAACCTGGGGACTGCCCAAAATGCGGAATGACCCTCGTGAAAAAAACAGTGGTTATAAAACCCAAAGTAGTAACAAAACCAGAAGTAAAGCCTATCTCTAAAACAGAGACTAAAACAAAATCTGCAGAAACAAAAATAAATAAGATTAAAGCTGAGAAAAAAACAGAAGTTAAAAAGGTTAATAATGTAAAGAAAGCTGATAAGGTCAAGCTGATAAAGCCTTATGCCAAACCGGAGATGAAGACCGTATCACCAGCTAAAGCCCAGGTTTTAAATCAATCACAGGTTCATACTACTTATACCTGTCCGATGCATCCTGAGATAGTTTCAGATAAACCGGGAAAATGTCCTAAATGTGGGATGGAACTGGTTGAAAAAGAACATTCTCATGCAGAAGCTGAGCATCCAAAAGAGGAAGGTTCTGCTTTAAAAAGGAACTCTGAAAACGGGAGAATTACTTTTGGAGGAAAAACAGTTCGTTATGATCTCTATGTAAAAGATACCATTGTTAATTTTACAGGTAAAAACAGAAGAGCGATTGCAATTAACGGGAAACTTCAGGCTCCGACTTTATATTTTACAGAAGGAGATACAGCCGAGATTTACCTGCACAATATGCTTAAAGAAAATACAGGACTTCACTGGCATGGTGTGATTCTTCCCAATGAACATGACGGAGTTCCATATCTTACCACAAAACCAGTAACACCAGGAGAAACGCATTTATACAAATTCAGAGTTTCCCAAAACGGAACGTATTGGTATCATTCTCACGAAGCGCTTCAGGAACAGATTGGAATGAATGGTATCTTGGTTTTTAAAAAAAGAGAAGGTGAACCGAAAACAGAGTACAATGCGGAAATTCCTGTATTACTAGGAGATTGGAGTGATGATGATCCCATGCAGATTGCAAGAAGGCTTCATATGGCCAATACAGATTGGTATGCTGTAAAGAAAAATGCAGTACAGAGTTACTGGGAAGCAATCAAATCCGGAAATTTTGGGACAAAAGCTTTGAATGAATGGAAAAGAATGGAAGCAATGGATGTAAGTGATGTATACTATGACAAATTTTTGATCAACGGTACTCCCAGCTCTGATTATTCCAATTTAAAAGCTGGTGATAAAGTAAGATTGAGAGTTGCCAATGGAGGCTCATCTACCTATTTCTGGCTCAATTATGGCGGTGGAAAGATAAAAGTAGTTGGAAACGATGGTAATGATGTTGTCCCCGTAGAAGTTGACCGTCTGATTGTCGGAGTTTCTGAAACGTATGATATTGAAGTTACCATTCCTGAGAATAAAAGCTTTGAATTCAGAGCAACTTCTGAAGATAGAATAGGACATGCTTCCCTTTGGCTGGGCACGGGTGAAAAAATAGAAGCTCCCAATCTTCCAAGACTGATGCTTTTTGAAGGAATGAAAATGATGAACGGAATGATGGAAATGAGCGGAAATATGAAACCAATGAATATGACGATGGGAAATCAGATGATGGATATGAATGAAGTTATGTACCCGGAATTATCTGAAAATCAAAGAAAAACTACAGCAAAGCATATCAATGAGATGATGGGAATAAAAACCAAAGAAGATAAGAAACAGGATCATTCTCAACATTCAGGAATGGATATGAAGGAAGAAAAAACAATCAAGAGACTCTCTTATAATATTCTAAAATCACCTGAGAAAACCATCCTTCCTACGGACAGTATTCGTGAAATGAAATTTACGCTGGAAGGGAATATGAACCATTATCTGTGGACGCTGGATAATAAAACGGTGACAGAAACAGATAAAATTCTGATCAAAAAAGGAGAGGTCCTTAGAATTAAAATGTATAATAATTCTATGATGCGCCACCCAATGCACCTTCATGGTCATGATTTCAGGTTAATTAATTCAAAAGGAGAGTATTCTCCGTTGAAAAATGTAGTGGATATCATGCCGATGGAAACCGTAACAATAGAATTTGCAGCGAATCAGGATGGTGACTGGTTTTTCCACTGTCACATTTTATATCATATGATGGCAGGAATGGGAAGAATCTTCAGTTACGAAAACTCAAAACCGAATCCACAGCTTCCGAACAGAAAACTAGCCTGGAAGAACTTTATACAGGATAATAAAATGACCAGTTCTATGGCGATGCTGGATGTAGCAAGCAATAAGATCCATGCAGAAACGATGACGATGTTCGGACCGAGATGGGCTAACCTGAATGAGTTTCATTCCAACTGGAATTTTGATCATTTTGAAGGGAGCGCAAAAGTAGGACGGTTTTTAGGAAAATTCCAGTGGGCACTTCCCTATACAGGAGTAAGAGTTCAAAAAAATCATGAGATCATGGAAAGACAGATGGCAGAAGATATGGGTATGGATTTTCATGGGAAAAAGACCTGGTTCGGACAGCAGAAAGCTTCAAAAAACAGATTTGCATTTATAGTAGGGATGCAGTATGTATTGCCAATGCTGATCACTGCTGACGCAAGTGTTGACCAAAACGGAAAAGTACTATTAGAGCTTAGCCGTGAGGATATTCCGCTTTCCAGAAGGCTGAGAGGAAATTTCAGTGTCAATTCTGACGGTGAGTTCTCAACAGGAATGAGGTATATTCTTCAAAAATGGTTATCCGTTTCCGGAAACTATGATAATGAAATGGGCTGGGGTGCAGGTGTTACTTTAACTTACTAA
- a CDS encoding DUF1697 domain-containing protein: MKYCAFLRGVNVKGTNMKMADVCQVFKDAGMKDVSSILASGNIVFSSDKNVEDLKAVLEKAMSDHFSYEAFLFVKSQAEIEVFWTNIPFEKNENFHIYSFVGIPGVEKVLMEEFRKVAQAENEKAEIVNEIFYWQVPKGNTLDSTFGKVLGKKSLKDQFTSRNVNTFEKVLKKF; the protein is encoded by the coding sequence ATGAAATACTGTGCTTTTCTCCGCGGCGTCAACGTAAAAGGAACCAATATGAAAATGGCTGATGTATGCCAGGTTTTTAAAGATGCCGGTATGAAAGATGTGAGTTCAATATTGGCTTCCGGAAATATTGTATTTTCTTCAGACAAAAATGTAGAGGATTTAAAGGCGGTTCTTGAAAAAGCCATGTCGGATCATTTTTCTTATGAAGCCTTTCTGTTTGTAAAATCTCAGGCAGAGATAGAGGTTTTCTGGACCAATATTCCTTTTGAAAAGAATGAAAACTTCCATATTTATAGTTTTGTTGGAATTCCAGGCGTTGAAAAAGTTCTGATGGAAGAGTTTCGAAAAGTAGCTCAGGCAGAAAATGAAAAGGCAGAAATTGTCAATGAGATTTTTTACTGGCAGGTTCCAAAAGGAAACACCTTAGATTCTACCTTTGGAAAAGTACTAGGTAAAAAAAGTCTTAAAGATCAGTTTACAAGCAGAAATGTGAACACGTTTGAAAAGGTTCTGAAGAAATTCTAA
- a CDS encoding TonB-dependent siderophore receptor, with product MKKLVLPLSLMVPMLIFSQQRKKDTATTKVTDIEEVVFQKKTTGRTNDLTNVRISAKEAKSVASINGGIEGLLKTLPSVNSNTELSSQYMVRGGNYDENLIYINDIEIYRPFLIRNSQQEGMSIINPDMVSAVNFSAGGFEAKYGDKMSSALNIYYREPEKFEVSGEASLIGGRLTTGLASKNKKFTALFSGRYRNTNLVLNTLKEDTDFNPTYWDFQSYLNYHVSDKFSMSFIGYYSKNDYEMIPKAKSVTFGSLQQPITVNIGYAGKENDQYKNMMGTFSMNYKPNDQWKLTLDAFAYQNREREYYTIQSAYELQTFDPVTQQPVTSFDVGGQIEHARNDLFVRTYGTQFRAKFSPNVNTDFEVGFKYEKENLKDLTNEWKLVDSAGYSLPRPEVIDPRTGTTGDLKLAYYIAGQNNIEPTRLSAYAQYSQKFYWGASKVFVNAGVRVANWSFNKETIFSPRAQFAIKPDWESDMLFKISGGIYYQSPFYKEIKDLDGNFNSNIKSQRSIQVILANDYEFQMYDRPFKLTTELYYKKMDNLIPYYMDNVRIRYSGQNNSKGYAYGIDTRLFGEFVPGVDSWLSASYARVYENIDGRGDIPRPTDQRLRFAMFYQDYMPSFPSMRVNLTLVYAMGLPTGAPVMFNSNGQPDFGSAYNYQQTLPAYKRVDLGLTKVFIDPKEKNKRSGFWGNFEELTLGVQVFNAFNINNTVANQWITDYNSNYMYPVPVRLTGRFFNVKLEFKL from the coding sequence TTGAAAAAACTAGTTTTACCGCTAAGCCTTATGGTCCCTATGCTGATTTTCTCCCAACAAAGAAAAAAGGATACAGCGACCACTAAAGTGACCGATATAGAGGAAGTTGTCTTCCAGAAAAAAACAACAGGAAGAACCAACGACCTTACCAATGTAAGAATTTCAGCAAAAGAAGCAAAATCTGTGGCTTCTATCAACGGTGGAATTGAAGGATTGCTTAAAACACTTCCTTCCGTAAACTCCAATACCGAGCTGTCTTCCCAATATATGGTTCGTGGTGGAAACTATGATGAAAACCTTATCTACATTAATGATATTGAGATCTACAGACCTTTCCTGATCAGAAACTCACAACAGGAAGGGATGAGTATCATCAATCCGGATATGGTTTCTGCAGTAAATTTCTCTGCAGGGGGATTTGAAGCCAAATATGGTGATAAAATGTCTTCTGCTTTAAATATCTATTACCGTGAACCTGAAAAATTTGAAGTTTCAGGAGAAGCCAGTTTAATTGGAGGAAGACTAACTACAGGTCTGGCTTCAAAAAATAAGAAGTTTACAGCCTTATTTTCCGGTAGATACAGAAATACCAATCTTGTTCTTAATACATTAAAGGAAGATACAGACTTTAATCCAACCTATTGGGATTTCCAGTCTTATCTGAATTATCATGTCAGTGATAAATTCTCCATGTCATTCATCGGATATTATTCCAAGAATGATTATGAGATGATCCCTAAGGCGAAAAGTGTAACATTCGGAAGTCTTCAGCAGCCTATTACAGTGAATATAGGATATGCAGGTAAAGAAAATGACCAGTATAAGAATATGATGGGTACATTTTCCATGAACTATAAGCCGAATGACCAATGGAAGCTTACCTTGGATGCTTTTGCCTATCAGAACAGAGAAAGAGAATATTATACAATACAGTCAGCATACGAGCTTCAGACATTTGATCCGGTGACACAGCAGCCTGTGACGTCTTTCGATGTTGGTGGACAGATAGAACATGCAAGAAACGACTTATTTGTAAGAACATATGGAACTCAGTTCAGAGCCAAATTTTCTCCTAATGTGAACACTGACTTTGAAGTTGGATTTAAATATGAGAAAGAAAACCTTAAAGATCTTACCAATGAATGGAAATTGGTAGATTCCGCAGGATACAGTCTTCCAAGACCGGAAGTTATCGATCCGAGAACAGGAACTACAGGTGATCTTAAATTGGCTTATTATATTGCAGGACAAAATAATATTGAACCTACAAGACTTTCTGCATATGCGCAGTATTCACAGAAGTTCTACTGGGGAGCCAGTAAAGTATTTGTGAATGCCGGAGTACGTGTTGCCAACTGGAGTTTCAATAAAGAAACGATTTTCTCTCCCAGAGCACAGTTTGCTATAAAGCCTGATTGGGAAAGTGACATGTTGTTTAAAATTTCAGGGGGTATTTATTATCAGTCTCCTTTCTATAAAGAGATCAAAGATTTAGACGGTAATTTTAATTCTAATATAAAGTCACAGCGTTCTATCCAGGTAATTCTTGCCAATGATTATGAGTTCCAGATGTATGACAGACCATTTAAACTGACTACGGAACTTTACTATAAGAAAATGGATAACCTTATCCCGTATTATATGGATAATGTAAGAATCCGTTATTCAGGGCAGAATAATTCCAAAGGATATGCGTACGGTATTGATACAAGATTATTTGGAGAATTTGTTCCGGGTGTAGATTCGTGGTTGTCTGCGAGTTATGCAAGAGTATATGAGAATATTGATGGAAGAGGAGATATTCCGAGACCTACAGATCAGAGGTTGAGGTTTGCTATGTTCTATCAGGATTATATGCCAAGCTTCCCGTCTATGCGTGTAAATCTTACTTTGGTATATGCTATGGGATTACCTACAGGAGCTCCGGTAATGTTCAACAGTAACGGACAGCCTGATTTTGGCTCAGCTTATAATTATCAGCAGACTCTTCCTGCCTATAAAAGAGTAGACTTAGGATTGACAAAAGTATTTATCGATCCGAAAGAAAAGAATAAGAGATCCGGCTTTTGGGGTAATTTTGAAGAGCTGACATTAGGTGTTCAGGTTTTCAATGCCTTTAACATCAACAATACGGTAGCCAACCAATGGATCACAGATTATAACAGCAATTATATGTATCCGGTTCCGGTGCGTCTTACAGGACGTTTCTTCAATGTAAAACTGGAATTCAAACTATAA
- the kdsA gene encoding 3-deoxy-8-phosphooctulonate synthase — MIQYLDNISHKDSKNFFLIAGPCIIEGEDMALRIAEKVISITDKYNIPYIFKGSFKKANRSRVDSFTTIGEEKSLEILKKVGETFNIPTTTDIHENEHAALAAQYVDVLQIPAFLVRQTDLLVAAAQTGKCVTLKKGQFLSPEAMKFAVQKITDSDNQKVAIIERGNSFGYTDLIVDYRGIPTMREYAPVILDVTHSLQQPNQSSGVTGGRPDLIETVAKAGIAVGADGIFIETHPTPETALSDGANMLRLDLLEDLLQKLTRIRESIL; from the coding sequence ATGATTCAGTATTTAGATAATATTTCGCACAAAGATTCAAAGAACTTTTTCCTTATTGCCGGACCTTGTATTATTGAAGGAGAAGATATGGCATTGAGAATTGCTGAAAAAGTAATAAGCATCACAGATAAATATAATATTCCTTATATTTTCAAAGGAAGTTTCAAAAAGGCCAACAGAAGCCGTGTAGATTCTTTCACAACCATTGGTGAAGAGAAATCTCTTGAAATCCTTAAAAAAGTAGGAGAGACATTCAATATTCCTACAACAACGGATATTCATGAAAATGAGCATGCAGCATTGGCGGCACAATATGTAGATGTTTTACAGATTCCTGCGTTCCTTGTACGTCAGACAGATCTATTAGTGGCTGCAGCACAAACAGGAAAATGTGTTACGCTGAAAAAAGGACAGTTCCTTTCACCCGAAGCAATGAAGTTTGCAGTTCAGAAAATTACTGATTCCGATAACCAGAAAGTTGCCATTATTGAAAGAGGAAATTCTTTCGGATATACAGATCTGATTGTGGATTACAGAGGAATCCCTACAATGAGAGAATATGCTCCTGTAATTTTGGACGTCACACACTCTCTGCAACAGCCTAATCAAAGCTCAGGTGTTACAGGAGGAAGACCAGACCTTATTGAAACCGTTGCCAAAGCAGGAATTGCAGTTGGCGCAGACGGAATTTTCATAGAAACACACCCTACACCGGAAACAGCATTGTCTGATGGTGCCAACATGTTAAGATTAGATTTATTAGAAGATTTGTTACAAAAACTAACAAGAATTAGAGAATCAATTTTGTAA